A genome region from Eurosta solidaginis isolate ZX-2024a chromosome 2, ASM4086904v1, whole genome shotgun sequence includes the following:
- the LOC137239708 gene encoding uncharacterized protein — MLKSWSILLLSLFMVLQLATTFPQREQANPTDGVQQQQQAANSAENSFENELSAPRKQLLFGTLTLLTKQSKSILVESRTFLKHLINEMKALPNKSAAIERNITRLDEVLHKIDAIDLDANPPLVDEMFSAVDELGKVYDEFYGMPESTDPQSDVVNLENLFEKVGSESLEQRLNNSLQATLNEFPKLFETFKQTLIDAEQQNETQLLEWYRRFKTENDNEKKFNLLEEFWTFFK, encoded by the exons ATGTTGAAAAGCTGGAGTATTTTGCTTTTAAGCTTATTTATGGTGCTACAG CTGGCCACCACATTTCCTCAACGAGAGCAAGCAAACCCCACTGATggcgtacaacaacaacaacaagctgcgAACTCTGCAGAAAACTCATTTGAGAATGAATTGAGTGCACCACGCAAACAATTGCTTTTCGGTACATTGACTCTACTCACTAAACAATCAAAATCGATACTTGTTGAATCGCGCACATTCTTGAAGCATCTTATCAATGAAATGAAAGCATTACCCAATAAGAGTGCAGCAATCGAGCGCAATATTACACGTTTGGATGAAGTATTACATAAAATCGATGCCATCGATTTAGATGCTAATCCTCCATTAGTTGATGAAATGTTCTCTGCTGTTGATGAGCTTGGTAAAGTCTATGATGAATTTTATGGTATGCCAGAAAGTACAGATCCACAAAGTGATGTTGTCAATTTGGAAAACTTATTCGAAAAAGTTGGCTCCGAAAGTTTAGAACAACGTTTAAACAATTCCTTACAAGCTACATTAAATGAATTTCCAAAATTATTTGAAACATTTAAGCAAACGCTGATTGATGCGGAGCAACAGAATGAAACTCAATTATTGGAATGGTATAGACGCTTTAAAACGGAAAACGataatgaaaagaaatttaatttgTTGGAAGAGTTTTGGACATTCTTTAAATAA